From a single Gimesia fumaroli genomic region:
- a CDS encoding xanthine dehydrogenase family protein molybdopterin-binding subunit, whose product MATIDETKAAEGSDEAPKYKVIGTRPIRHDGADKVTGRALYGADIKVKGMIYGAILRSPHAHANIKSIDISKAEALPGVRAVATSADLPEPGDKIAELGEGSVILNHLSSNNLARTKVLYKGHAVAAVAADNLHIAQEAASLIEVEYEVLPPVMDVLKAMEDSAPVLNPDVRTEEASTGEKGDKPSNIAKHIIFEKGDLQKGFAEAEHIIEREFRTATVHQGYIEPHVATALWNNDGQITVWTSTQGTFSVRQQVAELLDVPLARVKVVPAEIGGGFGGKISVYLAPVAAVLSRKSGAPVQLVMDRADVLEATGPTPGSAIKIKMGVDADGRITAADAWMAYEAGGYPGSPIGAGAMCVFSCYDIPNGRVEGFDVCVNKPRTNAYRAPGATNAAFATETVVDELCEILGMEPVDFRLLNASKEGTRRIDGVTYPRIGLVETLEAIKNSEHYKTPLTGKNQGRGIGSGFWFNAGLKSAVTATVNSDGSVGLLEGSTDIGGSRTAIAMQFAEALGLAAEDIKPAVVDTDSVGYTDVTGGSRVTYATGWAAYEAAQDLKRQIVSRAAELWEVDPGQVSYEDGSVIGPDKSMTFKEIAVELSTTGEPLVGRGVSNHNEPGGAFGTHLVDVEVDPDTGKVDILRYTAAQDCGTAIHPAYVEGQIQGGAVQGIGWGLNEEYWYDEEGSMRNANFLDYRIPTCYDLPMIDAIIVEVPNPGHPFGVRGVGEVPIVPPPAALEAAIHNAVDVRLYELPMSPPRVLHELLKKES is encoded by the coding sequence ATGGCGACCATTGATGAAACCAAAGCAGCAGAAGGTAGTGACGAGGCCCCCAAATACAAAGTCATCGGCACCCGTCCCATTCGTCACGACGGTGCTGACAAAGTCACGGGCCGCGCGCTGTATGGTGCGGACATTAAGGTCAAAGGCATGATCTACGGCGCGATCCTGCGTAGCCCGCATGCGCATGCGAATATCAAGTCGATTGATATTTCGAAAGCGGAAGCATTGCCGGGCGTGCGTGCTGTTGCCACCAGTGCGGATCTGCCAGAGCCCGGCGACAAAATTGCCGAGCTGGGTGAAGGCTCGGTTATTCTGAATCATCTTAGCAGCAATAACCTGGCGCGTACCAAAGTGCTATATAAAGGGCACGCGGTTGCTGCAGTCGCTGCGGATAATCTGCATATTGCACAAGAAGCGGCCAGCTTGATTGAAGTCGAGTATGAAGTGTTGCCGCCGGTGATGGATGTGCTGAAAGCGATGGAAGATTCCGCTCCTGTTTTAAATCCGGATGTGCGGACCGAAGAAGCATCCACCGGTGAGAAGGGCGACAAGCCGAGCAATATCGCCAAGCATATCATTTTTGAAAAAGGGGATCTCCAAAAGGGATTCGCTGAAGCAGAGCATATCATCGAGCGGGAATTCCGCACGGCGACCGTGCATCAGGGATATATCGAGCCCCACGTGGCGACAGCACTCTGGAACAACGATGGACAGATTACCGTCTGGACGTCGACCCAGGGAACGTTTTCTGTTCGTCAACAGGTGGCGGAATTACTGGATGTGCCTTTGGCACGTGTGAAAGTTGTTCCTGCGGAAATTGGCGGAGGTTTTGGTGGTAAAATCTCCGTTTATCTGGCACCCGTGGCTGCGGTTTTATCCCGTAAATCAGGTGCACCCGTGCAACTGGTAATGGACCGGGCCGATGTCCTGGAAGCGACCGGGCCCACTCCTGGTTCTGCGATCAAAATCAAAATGGGCGTCGATGCCGACGGCCGCATCACCGCCGCCGATGCCTGGATGGCGTATGAAGCAGGCGGCTATCCCGGTTCACCCATTGGTGCCGGTGCGATGTGTGTCTTCTCCTGCTATGACATTCCCAATGGTCGCGTGGAAGGATTTGACGTCTGCGTCAATAAACCGCGAACAAACGCGTATCGCGCACCTGGTGCCACCAATGCTGCCTTCGCAACCGAAACAGTGGTGGACGAACTCTGTGAAATACTGGGCATGGAACCGGTTGACTTTCGTCTGCTGAATGCATCGAAAGAAGGAACACGTCGCATTGACGGCGTAACGTACCCCCGCATCGGTTTGGTGGAAACACTGGAAGCCATCAAGAACAGCGAACACTACAAGACGCCGCTGACTGGCAAAAATCAGGGCAGGGGAATTGGCTCCGGTTTCTGGTTCAATGCCGGACTGAAGTCGGCTGTGACGGCGACCGTTAACTCGGATGGTTCGGTCGGCTTGTTGGAAGGTTCCACCGATATTGGTGGTTCCCGCACCGCAATCGCGATGCAGTTTGCTGAAGCTTTGGGGCTGGCGGCGGAAGATATCAAACCGGCAGTGGTCGATACCGACAGTGTCGGTTACACCGATGTGACCGGCGGCAGTCGGGTTACGTATGCGACTGGTTGGGCCGCTTATGAAGCCGCTCAGGACCTGAAGCGACAGATAGTCAGCCGTGCTGCTGAGTTATGGGAAGTCGATCCAGGGCAAGTCTCCTACGAAGACGGTTCCGTCATTGGGCCGGATAAGTCGATGACTTTCAAGGAAATCGCTGTTGAATTGAGTACCACGGGTGAGCCTCTGGTCGGGCGTGGTGTTTCGAATCACAATGAACCTGGTGGCGCCTTTGGTACGCATCTGGTTGATGTCGAAGTAGACCCCGATACCGGCAAAGTAGATATTTTGCGTTACACAGCCGCCCAGGACTGTGGTACAGCGATTCACCCCGCGTATGTCGAAGGACAGATTCAGGGTGGTGCCGTTCAGGGGATCGGCTGGGGCTTGAACGAAGAATACTGGTATGACGAAGAAGGCAGCATGCGGAATGCGAACTTCCTCGATTACCGGATTCCTACTTGCTATGACTTGCCGATGATTGATGCGATCATTGTGGAAGTACCGAATCCCGGTCATCCGTTTGGGGTGCGTGGCGTGGGAGAAGTGCCCATCGTACCACCGCCGGCTGCTCTGGAAGCAGCGATTCACAATGCTGTTGACGTGCGGTTGTATGAGCTGCCGATGTCGCCGCCACGTGTATTGCATGAGCTATTAAAGAAAGAGTCTTGA
- the pruA gene encoding L-glutamate gamma-semialdehyde dehydrogenase: MARKKASSSLNQKFEQRTQELGQQIWGLLERREPTMFEKRWWDDRILSWAMADESVKVQMFRFVDVLPMLRSHESIVRHLQEYFEDVRKHLPWAARIGLELSQPNSVLGRALALNARSNARRMASRFIAGSTVEEVHRTVDRLRNENFAYTLDLLGEAVISEAEAEAYLQSYLDLIKGLAPRVKKWSENVQLDWDNQGHLPRTNVSIKLSALCSQFKPTDPVGTMATVQPRLRTLLRSAMKYDAYLHVDMEQNSYKPLTLEIFKQTLMEKEFRDFDNVGIVIQAYQPAAEQDLADLLKWVKKRKTPIWIRLVKGAYWDYETITSQYRHWPIPVFQDKWESDANFEKLTQTLLQNHQWLRPAFGSHNMRSLAHAIAVAHELDVPPSAYEIQMLYGMGKEQAQVFAEMGHRVRIYTPFGELIPGMAYLVRRLLENTSNDSFLRQSFTEHVNLETLMMNPSDHAKQSTAKKDSEETSRFQNEPLIDFSLEESRTQMQEALESVADQFGKEYPLLINGRAIDTKATITSRNPSHRSESLGVVSSASADDAIDAIDAARRAFPGWSKTEPQYRSEYLELIAANMRRKRFELAAWMVYECGKPWEEADADVAEAIDFCMYYADQMRKMSEPLHCDVPGEENVYFYRPRGTVAVIAPWNFPLAILTGMTAAALVTGNTVVMKPAEQSSIVAAKLMDLIHESGIPDGVVNFLPGIGEEVGPELVGSPDVEMITFTGSRDVGLSINETASETDIRQKMVKRVIAEMGGKNAIIVDDDADLDEAVLGVIHSAFNYAGQKCSACSRVIVLESIHDTFVKRLVEATKSLKIGPAEEPGTIVGPVIDEDAKQRILEYIEIGKEEATLALACETTDLDEEGYYVGPHIFTDVDSSCQIAVEEIFGPVLAVMKAEDFEEAISIANDTPYALTAGIFSRSPAHLQKAKMELVAGNIYLNRNITGAMVERHPFGGFKMSGIGNKTGGPDYLLQFVVPVNVTENTMRRGFAPTTAGEKDEEE; this comes from the coding sequence GTGGCACGAAAAAAAGCGTCTTCAAGCCTGAATCAAAAATTTGAGCAGCGAACACAGGAGCTCGGCCAGCAGATTTGGGGCCTGCTGGAACGTCGCGAGCCGACCATGTTTGAAAAACGCTGGTGGGATGACCGGATTCTCTCCTGGGCGATGGCTGACGAATCCGTCAAAGTGCAAATGTTCCGCTTTGTGGACGTTTTGCCGATGCTCCGCTCGCATGAATCCATCGTCAGGCATCTGCAGGAATACTTTGAAGATGTCCGCAAGCATCTTCCCTGGGCAGCCCGCATCGGCCTGGAATTATCACAGCCCAACTCCGTATTGGGACGTGCCCTGGCCTTGAACGCCCGCTCCAATGCGCGTCGGATGGCCAGTCGTTTTATCGCCGGGTCCACAGTGGAAGAAGTTCACCGCACAGTCGATCGGCTCAGGAATGAAAACTTTGCCTACACGCTCGACCTGTTGGGGGAAGCCGTCATCAGTGAAGCGGAAGCCGAGGCATATCTTCAATCCTATCTGGATCTGATCAAAGGCCTGGCGCCCCGCGTCAAAAAATGGTCCGAAAACGTACAACTCGACTGGGACAACCAGGGGCATCTCCCCAGAACCAACGTTTCTATCAAACTGTCGGCGCTCTGCAGCCAGTTCAAGCCTACCGACCCGGTCGGCACCATGGCCACGGTCCAGCCTCGCTTGAGAACCCTACTACGAAGTGCAATGAAGTACGATGCGTATCTGCACGTCGATATGGAACAGAATTCCTATAAACCATTGACGCTGGAAATCTTCAAACAGACGCTGATGGAAAAAGAGTTCCGCGACTTTGACAACGTCGGCATTGTCATCCAGGCCTATCAGCCGGCAGCCGAACAAGACCTGGCGGACCTCTTGAAATGGGTCAAGAAACGAAAAACGCCTATCTGGATCAGACTCGTCAAAGGCGCGTACTGGGATTATGAAACGATCACATCTCAGTATCGCCACTGGCCGATCCCTGTGTTTCAGGATAAGTGGGAATCGGATGCCAACTTTGAAAAACTGACACAAACGCTTCTGCAAAATCACCAATGGCTGCGTCCCGCATTCGGCAGTCACAACATGCGTAGCCTGGCCCATGCGATCGCAGTCGCACATGAACTGGATGTTCCTCCTTCTGCTTATGAAATCCAGATGCTGTATGGCATGGGGAAAGAACAGGCACAGGTCTTTGCAGAAATGGGACACCGCGTCCGTATTTACACGCCATTCGGCGAACTCATTCCCGGCATGGCCTATCTGGTCAGGCGATTGCTGGAAAACACTTCTAACGACTCATTCCTTCGACAAAGCTTTACCGAGCACGTCAACCTGGAGACATTGATGATGAACCCGTCCGACCACGCCAAGCAATCAACCGCTAAGAAAGATTCTGAAGAAACAAGTCGCTTCCAGAATGAACCATTGATTGACTTCAGCCTGGAAGAATCACGCACACAGATGCAGGAAGCTCTGGAGTCCGTCGCCGATCAGTTTGGTAAAGAATACCCGCTCCTCATCAACGGTCGCGCCATCGACACCAAAGCCACTATCACCTCGCGCAATCCATCGCATCGCTCAGAATCGCTGGGAGTCGTCTCTTCCGCGTCTGCCGACGACGCGATCGACGCCATTGATGCTGCCCGTCGTGCATTTCCGGGATGGTCAAAGACAGAACCGCAGTACCGGTCCGAATATCTGGAACTGATTGCCGCCAATATGCGACGCAAACGGTTTGAACTGGCTGCCTGGATGGTTTACGAATGTGGAAAGCCCTGGGAAGAAGCGGACGCCGATGTCGCGGAAGCCATTGACTTCTGCATGTACTACGCCGACCAAATGCGTAAAATGTCTGAGCCCCTGCACTGCGACGTTCCCGGCGAAGAAAACGTTTACTTCTATCGCCCCCGCGGAACCGTTGCGGTAATTGCCCCCTGGAACTTCCCGCTGGCGATCTTGACCGGCATGACCGCCGCCGCATTAGTCACCGGAAATACCGTCGTGATGAAACCCGCCGAGCAGTCATCGATTGTTGCCGCAAAATTAATGGATCTGATTCACGAATCAGGCATTCCTGATGGTGTTGTTAACTTTCTGCCAGGTATCGGAGAAGAAGTCGGCCCCGAACTCGTCGGCAGCCCTGACGTGGAAATGATCACCTTCACCGGCTCACGCGATGTTGGTCTTTCGATTAATGAAACAGCTTCAGAAACAGACATTCGCCAGAAGATGGTGAAACGGGTCATCGCTGAGATGGGTGGCAAAAATGCCATTATCGTCGACGACGATGCTGATCTCGACGAAGCCGTTCTGGGGGTAATCCATTCCGCGTTCAACTACGCCGGCCAGAAATGCTCAGCCTGTTCGCGCGTCATCGTGCTGGAATCCATTCACGATACGTTTGTGAAGCGTCTTGTGGAAGCAACAAAAAGCTTGAAAATCGGTCCCGCCGAAGAACCAGGCACAATTGTCGGTCCCGTGATTGATGAAGATGCGAAACAACGAATTCTGGAATACATTGAAATCGGCAAAGAGGAAGCGACGCTTGCACTCGCCTGTGAAACAACAGACCTCGACGAAGAAGGCTACTACGTCGGTCCTCACATTTTCACGGACGTAGACTCATCCTGCCAGATTGCCGTGGAAGAAATTTTCGGACCTGTGCTGGCGGTGATGAAAGCAGAAGATTTTGAAGAAGCGATTTCAATCGCCAATGACACGCCTTATGCACTCACGGCAGGCATCTTCAGCCGCAGCCCCGCCCATCTGCAGAAAGCGAAAATGGAACTCGTGGCAGGCAATATTTATCTGAACCGAAATATTACCGGTGCGATGGTCGAACGCCATCCATTTGGCGGCTTTAAAATGTCTGGCATCGGCAACAAAACCGGAGGTCCGGACTACCTGCTGCAGTTTGTCGTTCCCGTCAATGTCACCGAAAATACAATGCGTCGTGGTTTTGCTCCTACCACTGCTGGTGAGAAAGACGAAGAAGAATAA
- a CDS encoding HEAT repeat domain-containing protein: MSQINPLLWSSNRKRFLVVCLVCVAIGALVYLKGNRFENQAITELVEAVESYNVPATEAALIKVKAEGVTEPAVLRLIELLDTHPTTVYAPTLSLAFTELEPTSISGLVESMKPGSATKLRTQVIYMLGKITSAKAHPEVVQALVQAFNDKHSSVRFSAAQAVARIDPTQAEQTLPVLVAFLKDPSGAVRAEAIFHIGLFGKRAEKVLPQLLLALKDPVVTVRMIAAKSIGEVGTPGSNVIAALSELLLDRSLDCRSQAAAALAQFGSQAEPAVPTIIKSMKSLKKPDRHSRRQHEVARSSMISALGAIGSASPEVVQTLIDTLNEKQFGVARVAAATSLKNLGPSAIKAVPDLVKIIDQSKANMKDDSEISPAEKIQNEMRLDYRLSTEAAIALKAIDRETFERVQNGSYIEMQ; the protein is encoded by the coding sequence ATGTCTCAAATTAATCCCTTACTGTGGAGCAGTAACAGGAAACGCTTCCTGGTCGTCTGTCTGGTGTGCGTTGCCATTGGTGCGCTGGTTTATCTCAAGGGCAATCGGTTCGAAAATCAAGCGATCACAGAACTGGTTGAGGCAGTTGAATCCTATAATGTTCCCGCAACGGAAGCAGCCCTCATAAAAGTAAAAGCGGAGGGAGTAACCGAACCGGCGGTTTTACGGCTGATCGAGTTACTGGATACGCATCCCACAACCGTTTATGCGCCGACGCTCAGTCTGGCCTTTACCGAACTGGAACCGACCTCCATCTCCGGCCTGGTGGAAAGTATGAAACCAGGGTCAGCGACGAAGTTACGGACTCAGGTGATTTATATGTTGGGGAAAATTACCTCTGCAAAAGCACATCCGGAGGTCGTCCAGGCTTTAGTTCAAGCTTTCAATGACAAGCACAGTAGCGTCAGATTTTCTGCCGCCCAGGCCGTCGCCCGAATCGATCCAACCCAGGCAGAGCAGACGCTTCCTGTTCTGGTCGCATTCTTAAAAGATCCCAGTGGCGCTGTGCGTGCGGAAGCAATTTTTCATATCGGGCTGTTCGGAAAACGGGCAGAAAAAGTACTTCCCCAATTGCTGCTCGCATTGAAGGACCCCGTCGTGACCGTTCGCATGATTGCTGCCAAATCGATCGGTGAAGTGGGAACGCCTGGCAGCAACGTCATAGCTGCGCTCTCAGAATTGTTACTTGATCGGAGCCTTGACTGTCGCAGTCAGGCAGCAGCGGCACTCGCACAATTTGGATCTCAAGCAGAACCGGCAGTTCCTACAATTATCAAATCGATGAAATCGCTCAAGAAGCCGGACCGCCATAGTAGACGCCAGCACGAAGTGGCGCGTAGTTCCATGATCAGCGCGCTCGGAGCCATCGGTTCCGCTTCACCGGAAGTTGTGCAAACACTGATCGATACATTAAATGAAAAACAATTCGGGGTCGCTCGGGTCGCCGCTGCTACTTCATTAAAGAACCTGGGGCCCAGCGCAATCAAAGCAGTACCCGATCTAGTCAAGATCATTGATCAATCAAAAGCGAACATGAAAGACGACTCGGAAATCAGTCCGGCGGAAAAGATTCAGAACGAAATGCGGCTCGACTACCGACTCAGCACGGAAGCAGCAATCGCCCTCAAAGCAATCGACCGGGAAACGTTCGAGCGGGTTCAAAACGGATCCTATATTGAGATGCAATAG
- a CDS encoding FAD binding domain-containing protein — MRDFDYEAPTSVADAVGLLAKSNGSARPLAGGTDLIDHVRTGRLTADLIVDLKKIPELMVLELNDKGLRLGAAVPCYQIYEHPGIIEKYSAIADSSNIIGGMQIQNRASVGGNLANAGAAADSTPALIALDATVVISGPSGTKELPVDQFCTGPGQNILEPGEIIVELKFPPRPPHSGSHYRRFIPRNEMDIAVVGVGASVVLDESGENFISARIGLGAVAAKPFYAEEASEALAGQPVSDEIIQKAAAAAKAIVHPITDMRGTQEFRTHVTGVLTERVIKKAVERARG; from the coding sequence ATGCGTGACTTTGACTATGAAGCCCCTACTTCAGTGGCTGATGCCGTTGGCCTGTTAGCCAAGAGCAATGGAAGTGCCCGCCCGCTGGCGGGGGGAACCGATCTGATCGATCATGTTCGAACAGGCAGGTTGACTGCGGATCTGATTGTCGATTTGAAGAAAATTCCGGAGCTCATGGTTCTGGAACTAAATGACAAAGGCCTCAGGCTGGGTGCCGCTGTCCCCTGTTACCAGATTTACGAACATCCGGGAATTATCGAAAAATATTCAGCGATTGCCGACAGCAGCAATATTATTGGCGGGATGCAGATTCAAAACCGGGCCAGTGTCGGGGGAAACCTGGCGAATGCCGGTGCCGCCGCAGATTCAACGCCGGCTTTAATCGCCTTGGATGCGACCGTAGTGATTTCTGGGCCTTCCGGTACAAAAGAGCTTCCCGTCGATCAATTTTGTACCGGCCCAGGTCAAAACATACTGGAGCCGGGCGAGATTATCGTCGAACTCAAATTTCCTCCGCGTCCGCCACACAGTGGCTCGCATTATCGCCGGTTTATTCCCCGTAACGAGATGGATATTGCCGTAGTTGGCGTGGGCGCATCTGTCGTATTGGATGAGAGTGGCGAGAACTTTATCTCTGCCCGCATCGGCCTGGGCGCGGTTGCTGCCAAGCCATTTTATGCAGAGGAAGCCAGTGAGGCACTTGCCGGTCAGCCGGTGAGTGACGAAATCATTCAGAAGGCGGCTGCCGCTGCGAAAGCAATTGTGCATCCGATTACCGATATGCGGGGGACTCAGGAGTTTCGAACTCATGTGACCGGCGTATTAACCGAACGTGTGATTAAAAAAGCGGTCGAACGTGCTCGCGGATGA
- a CDS encoding (2Fe-2S)-binding protein yields MAKKRIVTATINGREEEFLCQPRQTLLEILRNTLNLTGAKEGCSNGNCGACSVVVDGKAVNSCMVLGVEMEGANIETIEGLAPCDGLDPLQEAFLENAALQCGICTPGYIMAAKAFLDENPNPTEEEIRFSMAGNLCRCTGYDKIVRAIQQAAEQRAGQSASCEKETV; encoded by the coding sequence ATGGCGAAGAAACGGATCGTAACCGCGACTATCAACGGCCGTGAAGAGGAGTTCCTCTGCCAGCCCCGGCAGACATTACTCGAAATATTACGTAATACCCTGAACCTGACTGGCGCGAAAGAAGGCTGCTCGAACGGAAACTGTGGTGCCTGCTCAGTGGTTGTGGACGGCAAAGCCGTCAATAGCTGTATGGTGCTGGGAGTCGAAATGGAAGGCGCCAACATCGAAACCATTGAAGGCCTGGCCCCCTGCGACGGCTTGGATCCCCTGCAGGAAGCCTTTCTGGAAAACGCGGCGTTGCAGTGCGGAATCTGTACTCCAGGTTATATTATGGCAGCCAAAGCGTTTCTGGATGAGAATCCCAACCCGACCGAAGAAGAAATTCGTTTCTCGATGGCGGGCAATCTGTGTCGCTGCACCGGCTATGACAAAATTGTACGTGCAATTCAACAGGCGGCTGAACAACGGGCGGGACAATCGGCTTCATGTGAAAAGGAGACTGTCTAA
- a CDS encoding response regulator transcription factor has protein sequence MNISPQKRVLIIDDDEGLTEPLQMALEAAGYQVLTAHDGNEGVMKIERDAPDLVLLDLVMPRRSGFAVLDSIINQRHRAPRIIMVTGNTEPKYRELALDRGVDRFIPKPYQIDDLVDVVNELLKTGPAE, from the coding sequence ATGAACATATCTCCTCAAAAACGCGTTTTAATCATCGATGATGACGAAGGGCTGACTGAGCCCCTGCAAATGGCATTGGAAGCCGCCGGTTATCAAGTGTTAACGGCTCATGACGGCAACGAAGGCGTCATGAAAATCGAACGGGACGCTCCCGACCTTGTCCTGCTGGACCTGGTCATGCCCCGCCGTAGCGGCTTTGCCGTCCTCGACAGCATTATCAACCAAAGACACCGTGCCCCCCGTATCATCATGGTCACCGGCAATACCGAGCCCAAATACCGGGAACTGGCCCTCGACCGAGGCGTCGACCGCTTCATTCCCAAACCCTATCAGATCGACGATCTGGTGGATGTAGTGAATGAACTCTTGAAAACCGGACCTGCGGAATAA
- a CDS encoding MoaD/ThiS family protein, which translates to MPRLFIPPSLRPFCEGEEEVNVEGATVLEAVQSLDQQYPGVMERLCPEGKLRAGIAVTVDQNVTPRGLAQKVSSDSEIHFLPAIGGG; encoded by the coding sequence ATGCCTCGCCTGTTTATTCCCCCCTCACTCAGACCATTTTGTGAGGGAGAGGAAGAAGTGAATGTGGAAGGGGCTACCGTTCTCGAAGCGGTTCAATCTCTGGATCAGCAGTATCCGGGTGTGATGGAGCGACTCTGTCCTGAGGGAAAACTCAGGGCAGGGATCGCCGTCACCGTCGATCAAAACGTGACCCCCCGCGGCCTCGCCCAAAAAGTCAGTTCTGATAGTGAAATTCATTTTCTCCCCGCCATTGGTGGTGGATAA